One stretch of Marinobacterium iners DNA includes these proteins:
- a CDS encoding transporter substrate-binding domain-containing diguanylate cyclase, translating into MTRILSACLASLFLLALLIASTARADNLTLDQHEQALIDSGEPITLAAMYDFVPFSFIEDGQHKGFVADLTKLLEQKTGMRIDVHTGEWSNNLRMLREQQIDVIADISFKPERTPYTLYTTPYFEIPTVVFTQKHFGEYKSLADLSGKRVGVLQNIFYLPELRSHNDIEVIEFDDYERLVRALAFGEVDAAIQNLTSGYHYASRNAYTNIKVAGEFQLRNVGREDLRFGVRVDRPEIRSLLQKGMDAITDSEWDKLIDLWVGSESLGFIRNARTVALTPEEREFVKQMPAIRVHNEENFEPYSFYEDGKPRGHSVDLVRLLAERAGLQVEFVSGKRWDDYLQMIRSGELDVMTNIVRSPEREQYMHFTTPYLRLAQALYQHSDSQPINTLEELKGKSLVLPDGFFLYEQFSRVPGVNLVASSDSLESLMMVSTGQADATIELMSVADHLSQKYGVPNLKTLSTLNIKGGEPLSLHLAVRKDLPLLRDILQKAMNSLTEKEKRELQQEWIARTNNPTHYVHLTGQELAWLESRAALRICVQRHRMPYEQITEDGRHVGAFADMLEKIRNHSGLSFRLVPVDNYATALSALQQGHCDLISKSPLLPKQQSLSFTQPLFNTSLVIATRLDEVFVSSAEQLEQKTIGVVMNDDPHLWLQQSYPELQLHTYPDLPTALNALNEGDIFAVADTLPAMARGLGQNFFANLKISGQIEPNYTARFAMRAEDATLNQIMNKALMSVTDDQRESIGNRWMTAPTYAERTDYTLVGQITLATAFALVLILLWNRKLSRLNNTIRENNLQLLDAHEELKLKNRMLEQLSVTDRLTRLKNRLYIERVFDQEIARAEQGGQYDFAVLLLDIDHFKRINDHFGHAAGDATLTDFATILRGNCREHDVIARWGGEEFMVICPNTNAESAETLAQSLCRAIREHNFPLIGHCTTSIGVTVWRPGDRQKSMSIRADTALYAAKESGRDRVCHEF; encoded by the coding sequence GTGACGCGTATACTTTCAGCCTGCCTGGCAAGTCTGTTTCTACTGGCACTGCTTATTGCATCAACAGCACGGGCTGACAATCTGACGCTGGACCAGCATGAACAAGCGCTTATTGACAGCGGCGAGCCCATTACACTGGCCGCCATGTATGACTTTGTGCCGTTTTCCTTTATTGAGGATGGCCAACACAAGGGGTTTGTCGCTGACCTGACTAAGCTGCTGGAACAGAAAACCGGTATGCGCATCGACGTGCATACCGGCGAGTGGTCCAACAACCTGCGCATGCTGCGCGAACAGCAGATCGATGTCATTGCCGATATCTCATTCAAACCCGAGCGCACCCCCTACACCCTCTACACCACGCCCTACTTTGAAATTCCCACCGTTGTGTTCACTCAAAAACACTTTGGCGAATACAAAAGCCTTGCCGACCTGTCCGGCAAGCGTGTTGGCGTACTGCAGAATATCTTTTACCTGCCTGAGCTTCGCTCCCACAACGATATTGAAGTGATCGAATTTGATGATTACGAGCGCCTTGTACGAGCGCTGGCCTTTGGCGAGGTGGATGCGGCAATCCAGAACCTGACCAGCGGCTACCACTATGCCTCACGTAACGCCTATACCAACATCAAGGTGGCGGGCGAATTCCAGTTGCGCAACGTGGGCCGCGAAGACCTACGCTTTGGAGTCCGCGTCGACAGGCCGGAGATCCGCTCACTGCTGCAGAAAGGAATGGACGCAATCACTGACAGCGAATGGGATAAGCTGATTGACCTCTGGGTTGGCAGTGAATCCCTTGGCTTTATTCGAAATGCCCGCACCGTTGCACTGACACCTGAAGAGCGCGAGTTCGTCAAGCAAATGCCAGCAATCCGGGTTCATAACGAAGAAAACTTTGAACCCTACAGCTTTTACGAAGACGGCAAGCCCCGCGGGCACTCGGTTGACCTGGTTCGACTTCTGGCCGAGCGGGCAGGCCTGCAGGTGGAGTTCGTCAGCGGCAAGCGCTGGGACGACTACCTGCAGATGATTCGCAGCGGCGAACTGGACGTCATGACCAATATCGTACGCTCACCCGAACGTGAGCAGTACATGCATTTTACAACTCCTTACCTGCGACTTGCGCAGGCGTTGTATCAGCACAGTGACAGTCAGCCCATCAACACCCTGGAAGAGCTGAAAGGCAAGTCACTGGTATTGCCCGACGGTTTCTTTCTGTACGAGCAGTTCAGCCGTGTGCCCGGAGTCAACCTGGTTGCGTCATCAGACAGCCTTGAGTCACTGATGATGGTCAGCACAGGCCAGGCAGATGCCACCATTGAGCTGATGAGTGTCGCCGATCATCTGAGTCAGAAGTATGGTGTTCCCAACCTGAAAACCCTCAGCACCCTGAACATCAAGGGTGGCGAACCGCTGTCACTGCATTTAGCTGTGCGCAAAGACCTGCCGCTGCTGCGCGATATTCTCCAGAAAGCGATGAACAGCCTGACCGAAAAAGAAAAGCGGGAACTGCAGCAAGAGTGGATTGCGCGCACCAACAACCCAACCCACTATGTTCACCTGACTGGCCAGGAGCTAGCTTGGCTCGAATCCAGAGCAGCACTGCGTATTTGCGTCCAACGCCACCGAATGCCATATGAACAGATCACCGAAGACGGCCGCCATGTAGGCGCCTTTGCCGACATGCTGGAAAAAATCCGCAACCATTCGGGTCTTAGTTTCCGCCTGGTGCCGGTAGACAACTATGCTACCGCCCTCAGCGCGCTGCAACAGGGGCACTGTGATCTGATCTCCAAATCACCCTTGTTGCCCAAGCAGCAAAGCCTTAGTTTCACCCAGCCTCTGTTCAACACCTCATTGGTGATCGCCACCCGGCTCGACGAGGTGTTTGTCAGCAGTGCCGAACAGCTTGAGCAGAAAACCATCGGCGTCGTCATGAATGACGACCCTCATCTCTGGTTGCAGCAATCCTACCCTGAACTTCAGTTGCATACTTATCCGGACCTGCCCACAGCGCTGAATGCCTTGAACGAAGGCGATATCTTTGCCGTGGCAGACACCTTGCCAGCCATGGCCCGCGGGCTGGGACAAAATTTCTTTGCCAATCTGAAGATCTCCGGCCAGATAGAGCCGAACTACACCGCCCGATTTGCAATGCGCGCAGAAGACGCAACTCTCAACCAGATTATGAACAAGGCCTTGATGTCGGTCACGGACGATCAGCGTGAATCGATCGGCAACCGCTGGATGACAGCACCCACCTATGCCGAGCGAACCGACTACACGCTGGTTGGCCAGATCACCCTTGCCACAGCCTTTGCACTTGTACTGATTCTGCTCTGGAACCGCAAGTTGTCACGGCTCAACAACACCATCCGCGAAAACAACCTTCAACTGCTGGATGCACATGAAGAGCTGAAGCTGAAAAACCGTATGCTGGAGCAGCTGTCAGTCACTGACCGACTGACCCGATTGAAAAACCGGCTCTATATAGAGCGGGTTTTTGACCAGGAGATCGCCCGCGCAGAACAGGGCGGGCAGTATGATTTTGCCGTGTTACTGCTGGATATCGACCATTTCAAACGCATCAACGATCACTTCGGTCATGCCGCCGGGGATGCCACCCTGACCGACTTCGCTACGATACTCAGGGGCAACTGCCGCGAACATGATGTCATTGCCCGCTGGGGTGGTGAAGAATTCATGGTGATCTGTCCCAACACGAACGCGGAAAGTGCCGAAACACTTGCCCAGAGCTTGTGTCGTGCGATCCGTGAACACAATTTTCCCCTGATTGGCCACTGCACTACCAGTATCGGAGTCACTGTCTGGCGCCCCGGTGATCGTCAGAAAAGCATGAGTATCCGTGCTGATACGGCACTTTATGCCGCCAAGGAAAGTGGCCGGGACCGCGTCTGCCATGAATTCTAG
- a CDS encoding MFS transporter — translation MSEIQRPARILPLLVLAQFLGTVNWLAGNAIMPALQKDWGLPDSAVSSLTNSVQLGFISGALLFAVIALADRISPRILFSLCAGSSALIGYLLGCHTHSYDQLLLLRFLSGVMLAGIYPVGMKLAASWYPQGLGRALGYLVGALVLGSASPHLLSGVLGDHWQLVILASGAASGIAALMILLGVPDGPALYRGAPLRWHALSLALRHRPLRLAAGGYFGHMWELYAVWAFAPIWLLAWSREHETDLNIGLLSFLVLGAGSIGCIIGGKLSVSLGSGPVARGMLMLSGFCCLLSPLMFAMPFLLVFAFWLLWGLSVSADSPQLSTLSAQNAPAEVIGSALTLMNCMGYTLSVLSVALLSQLLVMIPVHWLPWLLLPGPILGLWSLARLRQSQPEPTQ, via the coding sequence ATGAGCGAGATACAAAGGCCTGCACGCATTTTGCCGCTGCTGGTACTGGCGCAATTTCTGGGTACCGTAAACTGGTTGGCCGGCAACGCCATCATGCCGGCGCTGCAGAAGGACTGGGGCTTGCCCGACAGCGCGGTCTCCAGCCTGACTAACTCGGTACAGCTGGGTTTCATCAGCGGTGCATTATTGTTTGCCGTGATCGCACTGGCTGATCGCATCTCGCCGCGCATTCTGTTTTCACTTTGTGCCGGCAGCAGTGCCCTGATCGGTTACCTGCTGGGCTGTCATACCCATAGCTATGACCAGCTATTGTTGTTGCGTTTTCTCAGCGGCGTGATGCTGGCCGGAATCTATCCGGTGGGCATGAAACTGGCAGCCAGCTGGTATCCACAAGGACTGGGGCGTGCACTCGGCTATCTTGTCGGCGCACTGGTGTTGGGCAGTGCGTCACCGCACCTGCTGTCCGGTGTATTGGGCGATCACTGGCAGCTGGTTATTCTGGCTTCCGGTGCTGCTTCCGGTATCGCCGCGCTGATGATTTTGCTGGGGGTACCTGATGGCCCTGCACTGTATCGCGGCGCACCATTGCGCTGGCATGCACTGAGTCTTGCCCTGCGCCATCGTCCGCTGCGGCTTGCCGCCGGCGGCTATTTTGGCCACATGTGGGAGCTGTATGCGGTTTGGGCCTTTGCTCCAATCTGGCTGCTGGCCTGGAGCCGGGAGCATGAGACCGATCTCAATATCGGCCTGCTCAGCTTTTTGGTGCTGGGTGCCGGCAGTATCGGCTGCATTATTGGCGGCAAGCTGTCTGTCAGCTTGGGCAGTGGCCCGGTCGCCCGCGGCATGCTGATGCTGTCAGGATTCTGCTGCCTGCTTTCGCCGCTGATGTTCGCAATGCCGTTCCTGCTGGTGTTTGCGTTCTGGCTGCTCTGGGGCCTGAGCGTATCCGCAGACTCACCTCAACTATCGACGCTATCCGCCCAGAATGCACCGGCAGAGGTTATCGGCAGCGCCCTGACGCTGATGAACTGCATGGGCTATACACTCTCGGTACTGTCAGTGGCACTGCTCAGCCAACTGCTGGTCATGATCCCGGTACACTGGCTGCCCTGGCTGCTGCTCCCCGGACCAATTTTGGGCCTTTGGAGTCTGGCTCGACTGCGTCAGTCACAGCCAGAACCTACGCAATAA
- a CDS encoding DMT family transporter has translation MGLWIPFTILAAFMQAWRNAFQNRLSKDVSTAGVTLARFIWASPLAGFYLWLLYRWETAPMPAFTGSFILLIVLASIAQIIATALMVVLFRKRNYAIGVGLAKSEAVIAAVLGALFFAAPLSPLAWAGVLIGALAFWLMTNPGALRDVSFGTLLTGLGSGLAFALTTLWVREASLLLGLPFLYSAAWVLLCVIATQTLMLLAWLLLREPYTLIVLWQRPKLVFAISLFSCIGSLGWFTAMSLETVALVKTLGQIEVLFTLMISARWFREKLNGRDLAGLGLIVVGALCVMLA, from the coding sequence ATGGGGCTTTGGATACCCTTTACCATTCTGGCCGCGTTTATGCAGGCCTGGCGCAACGCCTTTCAGAACCGCCTGAGCAAAGATGTAAGTACCGCTGGGGTTACGCTGGCACGTTTCATCTGGGCCAGCCCCTTGGCCGGGTTTTATCTCTGGCTGCTGTATCGCTGGGAAACGGCGCCCATGCCCGCGTTCACTGGATCATTCATACTGCTGATCGTACTGGCCTCCATTGCTCAGATCATTGCTACAGCCTTGATGGTGGTACTGTTTCGCAAGCGCAATTACGCCATCGGAGTCGGACTGGCCAAAAGCGAGGCCGTGATTGCAGCGGTACTGGGAGCGCTGTTTTTTGCCGCGCCGCTGTCACCGCTGGCCTGGGCCGGTGTACTGATCGGCGCGCTGGCATTCTGGCTAATGACCAATCCCGGTGCCCTTCGAGATGTGTCATTTGGCACCCTGCTAACCGGGCTTGGCAGTGGGCTGGCATTTGCGTTGACCACTCTTTGGGTGCGTGAAGCCAGCCTGTTGCTGGGACTGCCGTTTCTGTACAGCGCAGCCTGGGTGCTGCTCTGTGTAATCGCCACACAAACGCTTATGCTGCTGGCGTGGCTGCTGTTGCGTGAGCCGTATACGCTGATCGTGCTGTGGCAGCGGCCAAAGCTGGTGTTTGCAATTTCGCTGTTCAGCTGTATCGGTTCGTTGGGCTGGTTTACGGCCATGAGCCTTGAAACCGTGGCGCTGGTCAAAACGCTGGGGCAGATTGAGGTGCTGTTTACCTTGATGATTTCGGCGCGCTGGTTCCGGGAGAAACTCAATGGTCGTGATCTGGCGGGGCTGGGGCTGATCGTAGTCGGTGCCCTCTGCGTGATGCTGGCTTGA
- the leuA gene encoding 2-isopropylmalate synthase, translating into MESKTMASANFNHRKYQPVEPVTGFTRTWPDRQVTEAPIWASVDLRDGNQALLEPMNVAQKQRLWHLLVKLGIKEIEIGFPSASQPDYDFTRWLIEENQIPDDVRVQVLVQAREELIARTYEALKGVKQAVVHVYNSTSRIQRERVFGMSQDEIKQIAVRGARWVKEYASKYPETDWTFQYSPESFTSTEVDYAVDVCEAVMDEWQPTPQKRCILNLPTTVEVGPPNHFADQVEYFCQHLSRRDSAIISVHTHNDRGGAVASAELALMAGADRVEGTLLGNGERTGNMDIVTLALNLYSQGVDPQLDLSNPDEIIQVCTECTGLPIHPRHPWIGELVYTAFSGSHQDAIRKSLKQQQDDEPWQVAYLPIDPADLGRGYQAVIRVNSQSGKGGMTFLLERDFGISIPRWLQLELAPIVQKKTEEQGGELDSQVIHDLLVQHFVQDKVPVSLDGYRIERSGDAETLAADISVDGEQVCIEGKGKGAMAAFISAWQTRTGLSIHVVDYAEHAMGEGSDVAAAAYVQLNVEGQRVCGMAVDADTVSASLKAVVSGLNRCGQATRIATAKQTQQA; encoded by the coding sequence ATGGAGAGCAAAACCATGGCAAGTGCCAACTTTAACCATCGCAAATATCAGCCGGTTGAACCCGTCACCGGCTTTACCCGTACCTGGCCCGACCGTCAGGTGACCGAAGCCCCAATCTGGGCCAGTGTCGACCTGCGCGATGGCAACCAGGCCCTGCTGGAGCCGATGAACGTGGCCCAGAAGCAACGCCTGTGGCATTTGCTGGTCAAGCTCGGCATCAAGGAGATTGAGATCGGCTTTCCGTCCGCCAGTCAGCCGGATTACGACTTTACCCGCTGGTTGATCGAGGAAAACCAGATCCCTGATGACGTGCGCGTACAGGTATTGGTGCAGGCGCGTGAAGAGTTGATTGCTCGCACCTACGAGGCACTCAAGGGTGTGAAGCAGGCGGTGGTGCATGTCTACAACTCTACATCTCGCATCCAGCGTGAGCGTGTCTTCGGCATGAGCCAGGACGAGATCAAGCAGATCGCCGTGCGCGGTGCGCGCTGGGTAAAAGAGTATGCCTCTAAATACCCGGAGACGGATTGGACCTTCCAGTATTCACCGGAGAGCTTCACCAGCACAGAAGTGGATTATGCCGTTGATGTCTGTGAAGCGGTGATGGACGAATGGCAGCCAACGCCACAGAAGCGCTGCATTCTCAACCTCCCGACAACCGTCGAAGTTGGTCCGCCGAACCACTTTGCCGATCAGGTGGAGTATTTCTGCCAGCATTTGAGCCGCCGCGACAGCGCCATCATCTCGGTGCACACCCACAACGACCGTGGCGGTGCCGTGGCGTCCGCTGAGCTGGCCCTGATGGCTGGTGCCGACCGGGTGGAAGGGACTTTGCTTGGCAACGGTGAGCGTACCGGCAACATGGATATCGTCACGCTGGCGTTGAACCTGTACAGCCAAGGTGTGGACCCGCAGCTTGATCTGTCCAACCCGGACGAGATCATTCAGGTCTGCACCGAATGCACCGGCCTGCCGATTCACCCGCGCCACCCCTGGATCGGTGAGCTGGTCTACACGGCGTTTTCCGGCAGCCACCAGGATGCGATCCGCAAGTCACTCAAGCAGCAGCAGGATGACGAGCCCTGGCAGGTCGCCTATCTGCCGATCGACCCGGCGGATCTGGGCCGTGGCTATCAGGCGGTGATTCGCGTCAACAGCCAGTCCGGCAAGGGCGGCATGACCTTCCTGCTGGAGCGCGATTTCGGCATCAGCATCCCGCGCTGGCTGCAGCTGGAGTTGGCCCCGATCGTACAGAAAAAAACCGAGGAGCAAGGCGGTGAGCTGGACAGTCAGGTGATCCATGACCTGCTTGTCCAGCACTTCGTACAGGACAAGGTACCGGTGAGTCTGGACGGCTACCGCATCGAGCGTAGTGGAGATGCCGAAACCCTGGCGGCCGACATCAGCGTCGACGGCGAACAGGTGTGCATCGAGGGCAAGGGCAAGGGGGCCATGGCGGCCTTCATCAGTGCCTGGCAGACCCGCACCGGGCTCAGTATCCATGTGGTCGACTACGCCGAGCACGCCATGGGTGAAGGTTCGGACGTTGCAGCCGCCGCCTATGTCCAGCTGAACGTGGAGGGCCAGCGCGTCTGTGGCATGGCCGTGGATGCCGATACTGTCAGCGCCTCACTCAAGGCAGTGGTATCCGGCCTGAACCGCTGTGGTCAAGCAACTCGGATTGCCACCGCTAAGCAGACTCAACAGGCATGA
- a CDS encoding Lrp/AsnC family transcriptional regulator, with translation MSIHEERATLDRYDHAILRILQQEGRISNQELADRIGLSPSPCLRRVRALEENGLIRGYRALVDAKKLGLNLTVILHISMDRHTPERFENFERRIAELPQVLECLIITGQDADYQLRVLVEDMDAYHDLLLHHITRIEGVTGVHSSFVLRKVLERGVAC, from the coding sequence ATGTCGATACATGAAGAGAGGGCGACACTGGATCGCTATGATCATGCCATTTTGCGAATTTTGCAGCAGGAAGGCCGCATCAGTAATCAGGAGCTGGCCGACCGTATCGGTCTGTCGCCGTCACCCTGCCTGCGGCGGGTGCGGGCGCTGGAAGAGAATGGTCTGATTCGTGGCTATCGGGCATTGGTTGATGCCAAAAAACTGGGGCTGAACCTCACCGTAATCCTGCATATTTCCATGGATCGGCACACGCCAGAGCGGTTCGAGAACTTTGAGCGCAGGATCGCCGAACTGCCGCAGGTGTTGGAGTGCCTGATCATCACCGGCCAGGATGCCGACTATCAGCTTCGGGTGCTGGTGGAGGACATGGACGCCTACCATGACCTTCTGCTTCACCACATTACACGTATTGAGGGGGTTACGGGGGTGCACTCCAGTTTCGTGTTGCGCAAGGTACTGGAGCGTGGCGTTGCCTGTTGA
- a CDS encoding amino acid permease → MRTTESRSATETGGRMGTFAGVFTPSILTILGIILFLRLGYVVGAAGLGLMLLILLAANLISVLTSLSLSAVATNLHVKKGGDYYLISRTLGQEFGGAIGLVLFLAQAVSVGFYCIGFAEAVVGMIPGAPGWSVQLIAALAALLLFGFAWKGADWATRLQFGIMVILALALVSFFIGGVERFDAEQLSANWSAPGEVDFWLLFAIFFPAVTGFTQGVSMSGELRDPGRSIPNGTLSAVALSILVYLLAAFLFAGALPAEVLSQDYAAMQQVAVFAPLILAGVLAATLSSAMASFMGAPRILQSVSQDRLFPLLNPFSKGSGASDNPRRALLLSGVVALMTIGLGELDLIAPVVSMFFLISYGLINYATWFEAQSASPSFRPRFRFYHPLLSLAGALACLVAMLAIDLLAGMVALGIMALIYRYLQLKAPLPRWADGRRSYHTRQIRQHLLAIRNGPDSPRDWRPNILLFSDSSHRRLPLLKLAAGLEGGSGFVTAVKMLEGEGLRLRRQRDEVEKVLADDIQRARVDAWPLALTVNTFDAGLRTLLQGFGLGSLRANLILLNWLEHDPRTLSAEATHIFARHLWTAFHEGCSLLVFDGDENRWAQLEQIPPDQRRIDIWWWGDASSHLMLLLGHLMLRTPEWEGASLRILIARSDEDDPTATPDDVRHYLEQSRIDARAVLIDHTDPGARERYSLDASLVFLPFRLQRNEPVDRYGQPLNVALEPLPLSVAVLAAEDIDLDAEPEEGEAAERARALDVLNDARRLAELTAGDLEQMEADLAAAEVDTTLDQAEWAQRQNDLEQARRRALKARARVETAHQLAVQAGVPEEMLKV, encoded by the coding sequence ATGCGAACCACCGAGTCACGTTCCGCGACAGAGACGGGCGGGCGCATGGGCACCTTTGCAGGCGTCTTCACCCCCAGCATCCTCACCATTCTCGGCATTATTCTGTTCCTCCGCCTTGGCTATGTAGTCGGGGCGGCGGGGCTTGGACTGATGCTGCTGATTCTGCTGGCAGCGAATCTGATCTCGGTGCTGACCAGCCTGTCGCTGTCGGCGGTGGCTACCAATCTGCACGTCAAGAAGGGTGGCGACTACTACCTGATCTCGCGCACGCTGGGACAGGAGTTTGGCGGGGCGATCGGACTGGTGCTGTTTCTGGCTCAAGCGGTTTCGGTGGGGTTCTACTGTATCGGGTTTGCCGAGGCAGTGGTCGGGATGATCCCGGGCGCGCCGGGCTGGAGTGTTCAGCTGATTGCTGCACTGGCGGCACTGCTGCTGTTCGGCTTTGCCTGGAAAGGCGCCGACTGGGCCACTCGGTTGCAGTTCGGCATTATGGTGATCCTGGCTCTGGCATTGGTATCCTTCTTCATAGGAGGCGTAGAGCGTTTCGATGCCGAACAGCTGTCGGCCAACTGGTCAGCACCGGGTGAGGTTGATTTCTGGCTGCTCTTCGCAATCTTCTTCCCGGCTGTTACCGGCTTTACGCAAGGGGTCAGCATGTCGGGTGAACTGCGTGATCCCGGGCGCAGCATTCCCAATGGCACTTTGAGTGCTGTGGCACTGTCGATACTGGTCTATCTCTTGGCGGCCTTTCTCTTTGCCGGAGCGTTGCCGGCAGAGGTGCTGAGCCAGGACTATGCCGCCATGCAGCAAGTGGCGGTGTTTGCGCCCTTGATTCTGGCCGGTGTGCTGGCGGCAACGCTCTCGTCAGCCATGGCCTCGTTCATGGGAGCGCCACGCATTCTGCAGTCGGTGTCGCAGGACCGTTTGTTCCCGCTGCTCAACCCTTTTTCCAAGGGCAGTGGTGCCAGTGACAATCCACGCCGCGCGTTATTGCTGTCGGGCGTGGTTGCGTTGATGACCATCGGCTTGGGTGAACTTGACCTCATTGCACCTGTGGTGTCGATGTTCTTTCTTATCTCCTATGGCTTGATCAACTACGCGACCTGGTTTGAAGCACAATCCGCGAGCCCATCGTTCCGTCCCCGTTTTCGTTTCTATCATCCCTTGCTCAGTCTGGCGGGGGCGCTGGCCTGTCTTGTGGCCATGCTGGCAATTGACCTGCTGGCCGGAATGGTGGCATTGGGTATCATGGCGCTGATCTATCGCTATCTTCAGCTGAAAGCGCCCCTGCCACGCTGGGCGGACGGACGGCGTTCGTATCACACCCGGCAGATACGTCAGCATCTGCTTGCGATTCGCAATGGCCCTGACAGTCCACGTGACTGGCGCCCGAATATTCTGCTGTTTTCTGACAGCAGTCATCGCCGCTTGCCACTGTTGAAACTGGCGGCAGGGCTGGAAGGTGGCAGTGGTTTCGTCACTGCCGTGAAAATGCTGGAGGGTGAAGGACTCCGGTTGCGCCGCCAGCGTGATGAGGTAGAAAAAGTGCTGGCTGACGATATCCAGCGTGCAAGGGTCGATGCCTGGCCGCTGGCGCTGACAGTGAATACATTCGATGCGGGGCTGCGGACCTTGCTGCAAGGCTTTGGTCTCGGCAGCCTCAGAGCCAACCTGATACTGCTTAACTGGCTGGAACATGATCCTCGCACGTTATCAGCTGAGGCCACACATATTTTTGCCCGTCACCTCTGGACCGCTTTCCATGAGGGCTGCAGCCTGCTGGTGTTTGATGGTGATGAAAATCGCTGGGCTCAACTGGAACAGATCCCGCCGGATCAGCGCCGCATCGATATATGGTGGTGGGGCGATGCGTCCAGTCACCTGATGCTGTTACTGGGCCATCTCATGTTGCGCACGCCCGAATGGGAAGGTGCCAGCCTGCGGATTCTGATCGCCCGCAGCGATGAGGACGACCCAACCGCGACACCGGATGATGTGCGCCACTACCTGGAGCAGAGTCGCATTGATGCGCGGGCTGTACTGATTGATCATACCGACCCCGGCGCACGGGAGCGCTATTCGCTGGATGCATCTCTGGTGTTTCTGCCGTTCAGGCTGCAGCGCAACGAACCGGTTGACCGTTACGGGCAGCCCCTTAATGTCGCGCTTGAACCCCTGCCGCTCAGTGTGGCGGTACTGGCCGCCGAGGATATTGATCTGGATGCCGAACCGGAAGAGGGGGAAGCGGCCGAGCGGGCTCGTGCTCTGGACGTCCTGAATGATGCGCGTCGCTTGGCCGAATTAACTGCCGGCGATCTGGAGCAGATGGAGGCCGATTTGGCTGCTGCTGAAGTCGATACCACTCTGGATCAGGCTGAGTGGGCGCAACGGCAAAACGATCTGGAACAGGCTCGGCGCCGGGCGCTCAAGGCTCGTGCCCGAGTTGAGACAGCTCACCAACTCGCAGTACAGGCGGGGGTGCCAGAAGAGATGTTGAAGGTCTGA
- a CDS encoding LysR substrate-binding domain-containing protein: MPQPNLSTELLRTFVTVVDEDGFIRAAERLHKTQSTVSQQVRRLEQELDVALFRTEGRKRVLTSTGETMLGYARQLLALQEDALAAITEQSAEGELRIGVSLSLTESMLPSILARFKQHNPGIRLNVQTDYSNSVCEDYDDEQYDLALILRRDRSQVRGELLGYEQLIWIGPAGYQWSKNRPLPLVLLNVPCLFREATLQALDATNISWRTVYSTTSFTSLMAAVRAGLGVTVRTQGALAEGMESIGSQLGLPELPPVYIELRYRSKVPGCEQLAQLIRHERLQAW; this comes from the coding sequence ATGCCCCAGCCTAACTTGAGTACCGAGCTGCTGCGCACATTTGTCACAGTGGTCGATGAAGATGGTTTTATCCGCGCTGCCGAACGCCTGCACAAAACCCAGTCCACCGTCAGCCAGCAGGTTCGCCGTCTGGAGCAGGAACTGGATGTGGCGCTCTTCCGTACCGAGGGGCGCAAGCGCGTGCTGACCTCAACCGGCGAGACCATGCTGGGCTATGCGCGCCAGTTGCTTGCGCTGCAGGAAGACGCACTGGCCGCCATCACCGAGCAAAGTGCAGAAGGCGAGCTGCGTATAGGAGTGTCTCTGTCGCTGACCGAAAGCATGCTGCCCTCCATTCTGGCCCGCTTCAAGCAACACAACCCCGGCATTCGCCTGAATGTGCAGACCGACTACAGCAACAGCGTCTGTGAGGACTACGACGACGAACAGTACGACCTGGCCCTGATTCTCCGCCGTGATCGCAGTCAGGTGCGCGGTGAGCTGTTGGGCTACGAACAACTCATCTGGATTGGGCCGGCAGGCTATCAGTGGTCGAAAAACCGCCCTCTGCCACTGGTGCTGTTGAATGTGCCCTGTCTGTTCCGTGAGGCGACTTTGCAGGCGCTGGATGCCACCAATATCAGCTGGCGTACCGTGTATTCAACCACCAGCTTTACCAGCCTGATGGCAGCGGTGCGGGCCGGACTGGGTGTGACGGTCAGGACTCAGGGCGCGCTTGCAGAAGGGATGGAGAGCATTGGTTCGCAGCTTGGCCTGCCGGAATTGCCCCCGGTCTACATCGAGCTTCGCTATCGCAGCAAAGTACCCGGCTGCGAGCAGCTGGCACAGCTGATCCGCCATGAGCGGCTACAAGCCTGGTAA